From the genome of Methylomonas sp. UP202, one region includes:
- a CDS encoding biopolymer transporter ExbD, which yields MKVQEENAAYDEINITPMLDLAYVLLVVFILMTTAAVQGVQVNLPKASNTPSLSKPQTKAITVTADGTIFLDTFPVTMEQLESTLLQYKAANPELPVVVKGDATVQYQSVVDILALLGRLEITQVGLVTQSLVK from the coding sequence ATGAAAGTTCAAGAAGAAAATGCCGCTTACGACGAGATCAACATCACGCCGATGCTCGATCTGGCTTATGTGCTGTTGGTGGTGTTTATTTTAATGACCACCGCGGCGGTGCAAGGCGTGCAAGTTAACCTGCCTAAGGCCAGTAATACGCCCAGCCTGTCCAAGCCGCAAACCAAGGCGATCACGGTCACCGCCGACGGCACGATATTTCTGGATACCTTTCCGGTGACGATGGAGCAGTTGGAATCGACGCTGCTGCAGTACAAGGCCGCCAATCCGGAACTGCCGGTCGTGGTCAAGGGCGACGCGACGGTGCAATACCAAAGCGTCGTGGATATCTTAGCCTTGTTGGGCCGCTTGGAAATCACCCAGGTCGGCTTGGTGACGCAGAGCTTGGTCAAGTAA
- a CDS encoding putative porin, producing MANKKRLMALALSGLIGTAQAGEKEELLKLRNTTTNLIKQLVKQGVITDKMANEMIKQAEVDAEQQVAQAKAAGAKEAVPADEVRVAYVPDFVKDEIRQQVRSELREEVVGDVMQKAKNEQWGLPNALPEWTKRFKLSGDIRLRSQHEYMAQDNIADSYFNYQALNDAGGFTNAQDNLTLFQNSTNDRQRFRERLRLGIDASITDSVKAGVRLATGNQRDPVSTNQTLANFGNRYEFTVDRAYLQYDGVDDNKFKWLTLSGGRIKNPWYTGGGEFSGGSELVWDTDLSFEGFAATVRQRLGGSDSLLENTDHSDSVFITAGAFPLQETAFSNDKWLFGGQAGLELGFDNQDSLKLSGAYFDYVNVEANQNTSTTFTCDNNTAANNASRPSFLQGGNTYATICAEGNRNDLASRTGFPAMVGLASDFNIVNINASYDMAVFAPYHLRFSGDYAKNIGFNKALVSARYGLPVDEKTNAWQFRADFGWPKVEVAGNWNVFAAYKYVGRDAVLDAFTDSDFHLGGTNVKGWFVGGNYGLMKNVWLTGRWLSADMISGPPWGIDVLQMDINTQF from the coding sequence ATGGCGAACAAAAAACGGCTGATGGCCCTGGCATTGTCCGGGCTGATCGGCACGGCGCAGGCCGGCGAAAAGGAGGAGTTGCTGAAGCTGCGAAACACCACCACCAATTTGATCAAGCAATTGGTCAAGCAGGGCGTGATTACCGACAAGATGGCCAATGAGATGATCAAGCAGGCCGAGGTCGACGCGGAGCAACAAGTGGCGCAAGCCAAGGCGGCCGGCGCCAAGGAAGCCGTGCCGGCCGACGAGGTCAGGGTGGCCTACGTGCCCGACTTCGTCAAGGACGAGATTCGCCAGCAGGTGCGTAGCGAGCTGCGTGAAGAAGTCGTCGGCGACGTGATGCAAAAAGCCAAGAACGAACAATGGGGCTTGCCGAACGCATTACCGGAATGGACTAAGCGTTTCAAGCTGTCCGGCGACATTCGCTTGCGTTCGCAGCATGAGTATATGGCCCAGGACAATATCGCCGACTCGTATTTTAACTACCAAGCCTTGAATGACGCTGGCGGCTTCACCAATGCGCAAGATAACTTAACGTTGTTTCAAAACTCGACCAATGATCGCCAGCGTTTCCGCGAGCGCTTGCGCTTGGGTATAGACGCTAGTATTACCGATAGCGTCAAGGCTGGTGTGCGTTTGGCGACCGGTAACCAGCGCGATCCGGTTTCAACCAACCAGACCTTGGCCAATTTTGGTAATCGTTACGAATTCACGGTCGATAGAGCTTATCTGCAGTACGACGGGGTTGACGACAACAAATTCAAGTGGCTGACCTTGAGCGGTGGCCGGATCAAGAACCCTTGGTATACCGGCGGCGGCGAATTCAGCGGTGGTAGCGAGTTGGTATGGGATACCGATTTGTCGTTCGAGGGTTTTGCCGCCACGGTCAGGCAGCGCCTGGGTGGCTCGGACAGCTTGCTGGAGAATACCGATCACTCGGATTCGGTGTTTATAACGGCAGGCGCGTTTCCGTTGCAAGAAACCGCGTTCAGCAACGATAAATGGCTGTTCGGCGGTCAGGCCGGTCTCGAATTGGGATTCGACAACCAAGATAGTTTGAAGTTGTCCGGCGCGTATTTCGATTATGTGAACGTCGAGGCGAACCAAAACACCTCGACCACATTTACTTGCGATAACAATACTGCGGCTAATAACGCTTCGAGGCCGAGTTTCTTGCAAGGAGGCAATACGTACGCGACGATCTGCGCGGAGGGCAACCGTAACGACCTGGCGTCGCGAACGGGTTTTCCGGCCATGGTCGGCTTAGCCTCTGACTTCAACATCGTCAATATCAACGCATCCTACGATATGGCGGTGTTTGCACCCTACCACCTAAGGTTTAGCGGCGATTACGCGAAAAACATCGGCTTCAACAAAGCTTTAGTTAGCGCTAGATACGGTTTGCCGGTCGATGAAAAAACCAACGCCTGGCAATTTCGCGCCGACTTCGGCTGGCCGAAAGTGGAAGTGGCCGGCAATTGGAACGTGTTCGCGGCTTACAAATACGTTGGGCGCGACGCGGTGCTGGATGCCTTCACCGATTCGGACTTCCATTTGGGCGGTACCAACGTCAAGGGCTGGTTCGTTGGCGGCAATTACGGCCTGATGAAAAACGTCTGGCTGACCGGCCGCTGGCTCAGCGCCGATATGATCAGCGGTCCGCCCTGGGGTATTGACGTGTTGCAGATGGACATCAATACCCAATTTTAG
- a CDS encoding energy transducer TonB yields MSGHKHWRVYIPRLIGFALAALAIYYIVKVIGEFINEKPARGEKKIQPITLLKPPPPPPPPPKVEKPPEPEIKEKIEEPEPEPEAKPEEAPPDEAPARDLGLDAEGSAGSDGFGLAARKGGTGLFGGGSPYAWYGGLIKNDITNLLSSHDDLRRKGYTAIVKIWLKSDGSVERLELAKGSNDAEIDELLTRSLEKFKRVAEPPPPGMQQPIKLKISSRL; encoded by the coding sequence ATGTCCGGCCACAAACACTGGCGGGTGTATATCCCGCGTCTGATCGGTTTTGCGCTGGCGGCCTTGGCGATCTATTACATCGTCAAGGTCATCGGCGAATTCATCAACGAAAAACCGGCGCGCGGCGAAAAGAAAATTCAGCCGATTACCTTGCTGAAGCCGCCGCCTCCGCCACCCCCGCCGCCCAAGGTCGAGAAACCGCCCGAGCCGGAAATCAAGGAAAAAATCGAGGAGCCGGAGCCGGAGCCCGAAGCAAAACCCGAGGAAGCACCGCCCGACGAAGCGCCGGCCCGTGATTTGGGTTTGGATGCCGAAGGTTCGGCGGGTTCCGACGGGTTTGGGCTGGCGGCGCGCAAGGGTGGTACCGGCCTGTTCGGCGGAGGCAGTCCCTACGCCTGGTACGGCGGCTTGATCAAGAACGACATCACCAACTTACTGAGTAGTCACGACGATTTACGGCGCAAGGGTTATACCGCCATCGTCAAAATCTGGCTGAAGTCGGATGGGTCGGTTGAACGTCTGGAATTGGCGAAAGGCAGTAACGACGCGGAGATCGACGAATTGCTGACGCGCTCGCTGGAGAAATTCAAGCGCGTCGCCGAGCCGCCGCCGCCCGGCATGCAGCAACCGATCAAGTTAAAAATTTCATCACGACTATAA